In the Sulfobacillus thermosulfidooxidans DSM 9293 genome, CCTTGCCGGGAATCGTGACGGTCAGATCCTCCGCCGCAAACGAGAGCCACCACTGCCCCCCTTCGATGGCAAGATATATCGAAGCCGGCACAGCGTGCGGCCGATGGGCCACATACGGGATGATCCCGACGGGAAATTTGTCGGTACCGACATGCAGGTGATACCCGCACACCGCGCCGGGGGTGTCATCGACTATCGGACGAAATTCGAACAACTCCGAGGTCAGCCAGACACTTTGTCGCCCGGATTTCCGCTTCATCTTTGGGCGACCACTCAGTTTCTGAAAAAACCGTTGATAGGCTTGTCGCCAGCGCACCGCGCCATTGCGCAACACTGGGGAGGGCACTTGGCGGAGGAATGCGGTCTTTGCCGTAATGAAGCGGCTGTACTGTTGGTCGACAGGAATGTCTTCGCCCACAGTCCCGACCATCCGCCGCTGAAATCGGCGAAAATAGCGATCTTCTTGCACTTTGGCGTTGTAGATGAGGCGTTGACACCCGATCCACTGGAGCAAGATCGGCTCCTGCTCTGGACTCGGATACAGGCGAAACTTATACCCGTTCAGCATGCCCTCACCTCCTTGCGTTGATTCGGACGTCTATTATATCATTAAGCTACTATGAATGACACAGAAATGATGTCTGCCTCACATGCAGTGTACTCTCTTCGGCTACATATCGTCTTCGTGACCAAATATCGAAGGAAGACATTAACGTCAGAACTCCTCGCGGCCTTGCGAGAGGCGTTCGCAGAAATCCTGAACGACTGGCGCTGTACCCTGATTGAGTTCGGGGGGGAAGCAGATCATGTCCATTTGCTGGTGGGTATCCATCCTGCGCTGAACCTGTCTACCTTGATTAACAATCTTAAGTCCGCCAGTGCGCGGCGGATGCGCAATCGATTTGCCGATCATTTAGCGAAATTCTATTGGAAGCCATACTTCTGGCATCGCGCATACTATGTCGGGAGCGTCGGTGAAGCCTCGCTGGAGACGGTGAAACGTTACGTCGAAGCCCAAGGGACGCAAGAAAAACTGGATGTTAGTCTAAATTGTGGACACCTCGAATTGAGACAAGATGATACAATAATTCTCAATTGAGGTGAATCCGATGGCCAATCAATATGATCGAGCGTTTAAAGAACAAGCGGTTCAACTCGTGTTGACCCAACAAAAAAGTGGCGCGCAAGTGGCGCGCGAACTGGGCATTCCCAGCAAAACCTTGTATGCCTGGGTCGCTGCCTACAAAGCCGACCCGGTCGAACCCTTTGTGGGTAGTGGGCATCTGAAAGCGGAAGACCAAGCCCTGCGCGATTTGCAGCGACGCATTCGGGATCTCGAAGAGGAGAATGCGATCCTAAAAAAAGCGATGCGCATCTTCACCAACGATCGGAAGTAATCTTTCCGTTCATTCATGAACACCGCTTCACCTTCTCGATCACGAAGATGTGCCAAATCCTCGACGTTTCGCGAAGCGGGTATTATGCGTGGCGCCATCGCCCTCCCAGTACTCAGGCGCAAGTCCGGACCCGGCGGGTCGAACGGATTCGGGCGGTGTTTACCGCATCAGGGGAACGCTACGGCAGCCCCAAAATCACCGCCGTGTTACGGCGGGAAGGCGAGCGCATCAGTCAAAAAACGGTGGCACGGTTGATGCACGACCATCGATTGCGCTCTCGCGTGACACGGAAATATAAAGCCACCACCAATTCTCGGCATACGTTGCCGGTGCATGAGAACGTGTTGAATCAAACGTTTACCGCGGATCGGCCGCATGCGGTGTGGATGGCAGATATTACCTACATCCCCACCGAGGAAGGATGGCTCTATTTAGCAAGCCTCGAGGACTTGTACACCCGAAAAATTGTGGGATGGGCCGTGGATCGGCGCATGACGCAAGACTTAGTTCTCCGGGCCTTAGACCGCGCGGTCAGGCACAGCCGGCCGCCGGCCGGGGTGTTGCATCACTCGGATCGGGGGAGCCAATATGCCGCGACGGCTTACCAAGAGCGCCTTAAGCAATACGGGATGACGGCCAGCATGAGTCGGAAGGGCAATGGCTATGATAATGCCATGATTGAATCATGGCATAGCCTCCTGAAAAAGGAGCTCATTTACCTGACGAAATTCCGAACCCGGGCAGAAGCGGAAGTTGCGATCTTTGCCTATATCGAGATTTTTTATAATCGGCAGCGCGTCCATAGCGCCCTAGATTATCAGACTCCAGCCGAGGCTGAGGCGGCATATCAAGCGTGATCGGGATAATGTCTCAATTTCGGGTGTCCATTTTATTGACATAGGTCCAAACCCCGCAAGGCGGCCAAGAGGCCGCCGCCCGCTTGACCCCCTCTTGGCTATCGCCTAAGAAGGGGCATGCGCGGGCATTGTGTTCAAGGCTTCTCTAAGCGGATATCAACAGGATAATGATTACTGAGGCTTCCGACCTCTTGCTGAAGGGCTGCCCAAATGGATGCCGCAACCTCGTCATCATCCGCGCGTTCCTCCAGCCACTTGCGTAAATCCCCTAATGTGCGCAAGCGTTGCGCCGCTTCATATTCCCCCGGTTGAATCGGCATTATGACACTAAAATCCGGCTCCGATTCTCGAGACACGGTAATCAATGCGCCGTACACGGGATGCATCATCCTTTGCGTTTTTTCTCTATTGTACACAGGAATTGCAGCGACAAGCGTGTTGTCGGCTACCAGTTCAAAATTCTTAGGTGAATTGGCCTGGTTGGGTGTCATCTTCTCCATGATATAACGCCTATGGTGATGTATGACGGCTGCTATGCGGTTACGAGGACATCATATTCTTGCTTTGTTAGGATACCGAGGTATAGGCTATTCAGAAGAATATGACAGCGCATCATCGACGCTGCGTAGAGCACCCGACACATCCACGGGATGAGTCGATGGTCTTTGATGAGCCATGCTGTAAAACGGTCAAACTCCCGAAGCATTGAGACGGAGTTGCTTTAATGCATCTAATATCTGTTGTGGCTCGGGAGGACAGCCTTTAACGACCACATCAGGCGTTTGTAGGGCTTTTGCCACACCACCATGACTCGCATAGGCTGATTGAAATACCCCACAACCTGCAGCACAATCCCCAATAGCCATAAGCCATTTCGGGGAGGGCATGGCTTTCCACACCGTGTGCAGAGGAAGATACATCGTATCATTTACCGGACCGGTAACGATGAGAACATCCGCATGTCGAGGCGATGCGACGATGTCCAATCCTTGATGTTGAAAATCATAGAACCGATTAGTTAAGCTGGTTAATTCTTGTTCGCATCCATTGCAACTTCCGGCATCAACATGGCGTGCTTGCAAGGCTTTCCCTGTTCGATTCATCGCATTCTTCTCCTCCTATCGATCATTACAGCTATAACAAAGCTCAAAACTCTTATTGATTAAGGGAAAATCGGCGATACCGTTC is a window encoding:
- the tnpA gene encoding IS200/IS605 family transposase; the encoded protein is MMSASHAVYSLRLHIVFVTKYRRKTLTSELLAALREAFAEILNDWRCTLIEFGGEADHVHLLVGIHPALNLSTLINNLKSASARRMRNRFADHLAKFYWKPYFWHRAYYVGSVGEASLETVKRYVEAQGTQEKLDVSLNCGHLELRQDDTIILN
- a CDS encoding IS3 family transposase (programmed frameshift), whose amino-acid sequence is MANQYDRAFKEQAVQLVLTQQKSGAQVARELGIPSKTLYAWVAAYKADPVEPFVGSGHLKAEDQALRDLQRRIRDLEEENAIPKKSDAHLHQRSEVIFPFIHEHRFTFSITKMCQILDVSRSGYYAWRHRPPSTQAQVRTRRVERIRAVFTASGERYGSPKITAVLRREGERISQKTVARLMHDHRLRSRVTRKYKATTNSRHTLPVHENVLNQTFTADRPHAVWMADITYIPTEEGWLYLASLEDLYTRKIVGWAVDRRMTQDLVLRALDRAVRHSRPPAGVLHHSDRGSQYAATAYQERLKQYGMTASMSRKGNGYDNAMIESWHSLLKKELIYLTKFRTRAEAEVAIFAYIEIFYNRQRVHSALDYQTPAEAEAAYQA
- a CDS encoding NADH-quinone oxidoreductase subunit B family protein produces the protein MNRTGKALQARHVDAGSCNGCEQELTSLTNRFYDFQHQGLDIVASPRHADVLIVTGPVNDTMYLPLHTVWKAMPSPKWLMAIGDCAAGCGVFQSAYASHGGVAKALQTPDVVVKGCPPEPQQILDALKQLRLNASGV